The segment TTCCCAAGCCCCCCATCGCGCTACCCGCCTACCACCCCCATCTCGCTCTGCGCCCTGCCGTCGAATCCAGTACCGCCCTTGCACCCAGCGATCGCGAGTGGCTGCTGGGCCGCTCCGATGAACTCTTGGATGCCTACGCGCATCTCGACTTGCCCCTCGGCCACGGATTGATCCACGGTGACGCCTATCCGGGCAACACCCTCTGGGACGGCTCCGCCGCCAGGCTCAGTGACTGGGACGAAGCGGCGATCGGCCCCCGCGAGGCCGACCTCGCCAACACCTTCCAGGGTGTCCGCTTCGGACGTACAACTACCCAACTGCGCGCCTTCTCCGACGCATACGGCTACGACATCACCGACTGGCCAGGGCTCTCGGTGCTCACCGAGCTACGGGACCTCCACACACTCGGTTCCTTTATCCGCCGCGCCGACCGGGGCGACTTTGAGGCGGCTACTCAGCTCGCCTTTCGCCTGGACACTCTGAAACGCGGCGACCGTACGAAGAGCTGGGCCATCCACTAACCTCGGGCTCTCACATGCATCGGCTGTCAGCGGCCAGTTAGTTTTCCCCGCTCGCGGCCACTTCAGCTCCCCACCATGGCCACTTCGATTCCCCACTGGCGGCCACCGCGTATACGCAGCGTGAGGTCATCCTCGGCGGCGCTCGCCCCACCACGGCAGGATCGGAGGCAGGTCGCTGAGCCCGCGGGCTGGGCGCTTCGGCATCGGCGATTCCCCGTCGTCCCCGTCCCAGCGGCGTGCGTATTGGTCCGGGAGGTTACCCCAGCCCCAGTAGGGAACCGGGCGGTCGGGTACCTCGCCGAGTTCGTCGAGGGGATCGATGCGCTTTTCCGCCACCGTGCACAGGTGGGCCCAGTCGTCGCCCATGTCGAAGACATAGGCGAACTGCTCGCCAGCCTGCAGCCTGCTCAGCTTGGTGGCATGGCCATCCACGGTGCCGTCCGGGCCCTCGTTGTCCCACCAGTCCAGGGGGCTGACCCGGCCGCCGTCGGCCAACGTGAACAGGTGCAGGTGGGCCAGGTCCCAGCGGCCGAAGGCGAGATCGATGGCCGTGGCGAACTGAGCGAAGGAGTGCGAGCGCGCGGCGGCGAAGATGCGGCCGGGGCGAGGCCACAGGTCTGCACCGTGCCCGGAGACCAACTCCACCCGGATGGATAGCCAGGTACGTGCCACGACCACAACTCCTTCATGCGCCAGGTTCCCATAGCCAGCACCGAGGCTACTGAGTGTGACTGCCGGTTGGGGAATCGAGCTGGCCGTACGTGGGGAATTTCGACTGGCCGCCGACAATCGGCATCCGGCACGTGATCAAGTAAGCCCTCGACCTGCTCGCCTGGATGCCCATGCTCTGCGCCGGATGCCGACGCGCTCCAGCACGGCCTTTCACCGCAGGAACAGACACTCCAGCCATCACACTCGACGTAGAATCGCCTGCTCAGAGGGGCTCGCCAGGCAGCCCAACCCGGGGACTTTTCGGGGACTTTCTGGTCTGTCAGGGGGACTTTCCGGGGACTTTCCGCCGCCTAAACAGGCAAGCCCCCGAAAGACCGGAAAGGGCCTCCGACGCAGGTCAGAGGCCCTTTCCTAGGTGAAGTCCCAGGTGGCGGCGGACGAGTCGGCCTGTACGCCGGGCACAGCTCGACCTCTGACGTCTGCGGCATACCCAGGGCCTTTCGTAAGGAGCCCCAGCCACGTCGCCAGTTGACCGGGCCGGACATGGGAAGCCGAGCAATGCTCGCGCCGACCGCGAACTTCTCTCCGCGCGTTTACATCCCGTGGTCATTGCACTCCTTTCCGTGCAATGACCCCCAACCACCGCCGCCCCAGCCCTGCGGCCGCACGGACGCCGCACAGCGCTTCGACGGCACGCTTGGGCGCCCCGTCGTCAATGACCCAACTCAAGCCCCTCCCCCGAGTGGCCGCGTAGCCAAATCATCAACCCGAGCCCTCATTTGGCGCGGCCGGAATTCCGAGCTACAACAGCACACTCGGGCGGGAAGACCCGTCGATGACGCTCGGACGGATTGGCACGTGATTTGGCGACGGTAGTAGACAAAGGCGTTGGGGCGCCCGGTAAGCGATGGCTCGTACGGTACCGGGAGCCCGGTGGGCGTAGCGCTCGGCAGCGTGAGAAGTCTTTCGACCGCAAGAAGGACGCGGTGGATTTCGCCACGAAGATGGAGAACGACAAGCGGGAGAACAGCTACGTCGATCCTTCTGCCGGCAAGGTGTCGGTGCGGCGCTATGCGGCCGAGTGGCTCGCTCTGAAGCCAATGGCGGCCGGCACGGAGGAGTCCTACGAGCGCATCATGCGTCTTCACGTCCTCCCGCAGCTGGGGAAGAAGACCATCTCCCAGGTCACTGCGGCCGACGTGGAGGAGCTGTACGCGCTCTGGCGCCGGCAGGACGCGATGCCCAACACGATAGATTCCCGCCGGATTGCTCTGTCGGGGATGTTCTCTCACGCGGTTCGCCACAAGAGGATCCGTGAGAATCCGGTAAAGCAGGCCGAGAAGCCTGCCAACCCCATCATGCAAGTGGATGAGAGGGCGCTTCCCAGCTTTGATGAGATCTCAGCCTTGGCCAAAGAGATTGGTCCACGCCTGGAGCCTGCTGTGTGGCTCATGGCGTGCTGCGGATTGCGTATCGGGGAGTCGCTGGGAGTCTTTCCAGAGGACATCGCCGACGGCACGCTGCGCTGCCGGCGGCAGGTTGTGCGTATCAAGAACTCCTCAGGTAAGTACGTTGCCCTCTACGCCCCCTTGAAGCATCGAAAAGAGGGCGAATGGCATGATATACCGGCGCCCGCCACCCTGGAGCCGCTTGCCGAACGGCTGCCCATTCGAAATCAGGCCGGAGGCATGATCTACCCCGACCTTTTCCGTAAATCCTGGGACCGGGCCCTGAAACGCCTCGGGCTTCCCGGCTACAACCCGCACGACCTGCGGCACAAATGGGCCACCGTGACCCTGAGCAACGGTGTCCCCATCCACGAGGTGTCGCGATGGATGGGCCACAGCTCGATCAAGATCACGGTGGACCGGTACGGCCACCTCACCCTCGACGGCAGTGACCGCTGCCGTCAGGTCATCGAGGCCACCTACGGGGTGCACATGCTCAGCGGATTCCCAGCTCCGCGAGAACTCGGTGCTGAGTTGGTGCTGGCTTAGCCGGGAAGTAGAGGTAACAGACCCCTCCCGAACCGCTCCTGACCTGGCCGTTTACATCGTGGCGCTTGGTCCGCAGCCAGATGTTCTCGAATTGCCGGCGCTTGTAGACGCGCCGGACCGCCGCGTTGTCCGGTGCGGCCGGGTCGTTGGCGATGATGTCGCCGTCCTTGGTGAAGCCGACGACGGTCATCAGGTGGCCGGAGGTGCCGTAGCCCGCGCCGTCGAGTTCGGTTTTGAGGAAGGACTGGGAGGTGATGACGGGGAGGCCCGCGTGGATGAGGCGTTCGACGGCCGTGAGGGAGGCCAGGCGGGTGACGACGCCCTGAAGGTCCCGGTAGGTGGCGGCGTAGGCGGCGTTGAAGGGCCAGTTGCCGCAGCCTTCGTACTGGTAGTCGAAGGTGTGGCGGGCGGCGTGGCAGACCTGGGGGTCGGCGTAGTCGGGGTTGACCCAGGAGAGCTGGTCCCGGGTGGGCTTGCGGCCCCAGGATTCGATGATCATCTGGGAGGAGGTGGGGCTGCACCAGGCCTCGCCCCCGTTGTCGTACTCCGGGTACTGACCCTTGTGGATCTCCTGGGAGTAGTGGGGGACGACCAGCTCGCGGCCTACCCGGCCGGGCCGTGATGCCGGCACCTCGAAGCGGTCGGGGAGGTCCGAGGCCATGGCGCCCAGTCGCCAGACGGTGGGGGTGAGGGCGGTGCCGGGCTTGCGGTGGAGGGTGATGCGCAGCTGGTACGAGGTCAGGCGGAGGCCGCTCGCGGGGGTGTCGATGGCGAAGGTGTCGGTGGAGATGCTGCTCTTGCCGTCCTTCTGACCGTCGACGGAGGTACGCCGGATATCGGCGTCGCCGTCGCCGGCGGTCCAGCGGCCCATCACGTACCAGGGGGTGCGGCCGCCGTCGGAGTAGGTGCCGCGCAGCTCGACGGCGATCCAGGTGCCGGGCGGGGTGTGGGCGTTCCAGGAGGCGACGGCCTCGGTGGCCGGGACCTTGAGGGAGTGCGCCGGGGACGTCCAGACGGCGTACTCCCAGGCGGTGGTCCGGCCGGTGTGCGGATCCTTGTAGTCGAGGGTGCCGACCGGGTGAACGAGGCGGATGCCGGGCCGGGCGCCGTGCGCGATGGCGGTGCCCTGGGCGTGGCCCTTGTTCCAGTCGGCGGTGGTGGTCCAGGCGTGATAGTCCACGAGGCTCTTCGTTCGGCGCGCGGCGGCTTCCGGGGTGGCGGCGGCCGCGGACGCTTCGGGCGTACGGGCGGCGTCGGCCTGCGCCGAGGGGGTGGCGGCACCCGCCGCGGCGGCGAGTGCGGCTGCCAGGACGGTGCGCCGGGGTGCGGAGCTGGTCATGGTGGAGGTCCCCCAGTGGGATGCAGACGGGCGGGCGGGAGGTCGGGGCGGACGGGCGGCGGGCGGCTGAGCAGTGGCTCAACTATTCCGGTTCCTGGCCTGCTGCGGAAGGCGGTGCGGGGCGCGTCGCGGCACCAATATTGGTGTGGACCACTGGCGTCGGAGTGCTGCGGGCGGGCGGCGTACGCTGGCGCAATGGACCGTGATCTTGCCTCGCTCGCCGCCCGGCTGCTCGCCGTGCCGCCCTCCTGCGGTCCGGTGCGGCTGATCGCGGTGGACGGGCACGCCGGCTCGGGCAAGTCCACCTTCGCCGAGCGGCTGGCCGGCGCGCTGGGCGGGGTGCCGGTGGTGCACACCGACGATCTCGCCACCCACGAGGAACTCTTCGCCTGGAGTGCGCGCTTCGACGCCCAGATCCTCGCGCCGCTGTCCCGGGGTGAGACGGCGCACTACGGCGTCTATGACTGGGTGCGCGGCGAGTTCACCGAGGAGCGTGCGCTGGCGCCCGAGCCGCTGGTGCTCGTCGAGGGTGTGGGCGCCGGCCGGCGGGCGCTGCGGCCGTTTCTGGCGTGCCTGCTGTGGATGGAACTGACGAGCGAACACTCCTGGGAAAGGGGTCAACTCCGGGACGGCCCGGGGCTCTCCGCGTTCTGGAGTGGCTGGATTCCGGCGGAGCGCGCGCACTTCGCGGCGGATCCTTCGCGCCCCTACGCCGATTTCCTGGTCCAGCAGGGGCAGATGGGGTACGAGGTAGTCGTGGGGCCTTCCGCGGCACCATGATCGGCCCCGCTTCTCACGCTCCGTAGTGGACCATGGCATAGGCGCCCGGCGACGCCGACAGGGTCCCGCCGAGTACCTCAACTCGGCTTGACCTGGGGGGCGTACAGGACTTACGTTCTCAATGTGCGGTTCAACGGACCGCCCACAGATGCGAAGCCCCCGGTTGTTCCCCCGTGATCGGGGGCTTCGTTCTGTCTGAAACCGCCCCGCGCCACCGCCGGGCGCCCTCTTTCCCTCACCCTGGGTCACCGCATCCTTCGCGCCGCGAACCCTCGCCCGGCCCCCCGCTGTTGCTCCGTACCGCCCTCTACGGCCTGCACCGATCCCGCAGGTACCATGCGAGTCCGTGCCACCACAGGCCAGGACCGAGGTGCGCGCGGATACGGTCAACTCCCGCCCGCGGTATGCCGGTTAGGGAGCCGCCGCCGGGCACTCGCCCGGCGCCGCACGGGGGGACGCTTTGTGGGGGGACGGGATGGATTTCGGCGCTCAGGGTTCGCCCGCCCCGGCCGAGCTCGCCTGGCTGCGCGCGGTCGACGCCTACACCGTGGGCGCGTATCCGCAGGCCGAGGAGGAGTTCCGGGCCGCGGTACGACTCGATCCGACGATGGCCGACGCCTGGCTCGGACTGCACGCGCTGCGCGCCGATACCTCCATCGCACTGCTGCGCATGCACCGGCACCGCGACCGCTTCGGTGAGATGCGCGCGCGTCACCGACGCACCCTCAACTCCTGGTACTGGCTGGGCTGGTGGGTCCAGCCCGTGCTGGAGACCGGCCGTGATCTGCTGCTCGCGCACGCCTCCCACTGGC is part of the Streptomyces platensis genome and harbors:
- a CDS encoding aminoglycoside phosphotransferase family protein, yielding MTMTSHTPQGAAQRACTVWGLSARGISPLRSHATSVYLLPHADAVIRVSRVEQRAAIQRAIDLTRWLTGHGLEVTEPLDVSQPLDIHGYVITLWRHYPQPEGPPPGPEHLGRLLSQLHRLPKPPIALPAYHPHLALRPAVESSTALAPSDREWLLGRSDELLDAYAHLDLPLGHGLIHGDAYPGNTLWDGSAARLSDWDEAAIGPREADLANTFQGVRFGRTTTQLRAFSDAYGYDITDWPGLSVLTELRDLHTLGSFIRRADRGDFEAATQLAFRLDTLKRGDRTKSWAIH
- a CDS encoding plasmid pRiA4b ORF-3 family protein, with the translated sequence MARTWLSIRVELVSGHGADLWPRPGRIFAAARSHSFAQFATAIDLAFGRWDLAHLHLFTLADGGRVSPLDWWDNEGPDGTVDGHATKLSRLQAGEQFAYVFDMGDDWAHLCTVAEKRIDPLDELGEVPDRPVPYWGWGNLPDQYARRWDGDDGESPMPKRPARGLSDLPPILPWWGERRRG
- a CDS encoding tyrosine-type recombinase/integrase, which codes for MDFATKMENDKRENSYVDPSAGKVSVRRYAAEWLALKPMAAGTEESYERIMRLHVLPQLGKKTISQVTAADVEELYALWRRQDAMPNTIDSRRIALSGMFSHAVRHKRIRENPVKQAEKPANPIMQVDERALPSFDEISALAKEIGPRLEPAVWLMACCGLRIGESLGVFPEDIADGTLRCRRQVVRIKNSSGKYVALYAPLKHRKEGEWHDIPAPATLEPLAERLPIRNQAGGMIYPDLFRKSWDRALKRLGLPGYNPHDLRHKWATVTLSNGVPIHEVSRWMGHSSIKITVDRYGHLTLDGSDRCRQVIEATYGVHMLSGFPAPRELGAELVLA
- a CDS encoding peptidase C39 family protein encodes the protein MTSSAPRRTVLAAALAAAAGAATPSAQADAARTPEASAAAATPEAAARRTKSLVDYHAWTTTADWNKGHAQGTAIAHGARPGIRLVHPVGTLDYKDPHTGRTTAWEYAVWTSPAHSLKVPATEAVASWNAHTPPGTWIAVELRGTYSDGGRTPWYVMGRWTAGDGDADIRRTSVDGQKDGKSSISTDTFAIDTPASGLRLTSYQLRITLHRKPGTALTPTVWRLGAMASDLPDRFEVPASRPGRVGRELVVPHYSQEIHKGQYPEYDNGGEAWCSPTSSQMIIESWGRKPTRDQLSWVNPDYADPQVCHAARHTFDYQYEGCGNWPFNAAYAATYRDLQGVVTRLASLTAVERLIHAGLPVITSQSFLKTELDGAGYGTSGHLMTVVGFTKDGDIIANDPAAPDNAAVRRVYKRRQFENIWLRTKRHDVNGQVRSGSGGVCYLYFPAKPAPTQHRVLAELGIR
- a CDS encoding uridine kinase family protein, whose product is MDRDLASLAARLLAVPPSCGPVRLIAVDGHAGSGKSTFAERLAGALGGVPVVHTDDLATHEELFAWSARFDAQILAPLSRGETAHYGVYDWVRGEFTEERALAPEPLVLVEGVGAGRRALRPFLACLLWMELTSEHSWERGQLRDGPGLSAFWSGWIPAERAHFAADPSRPYADFLVQQGQMGYEVVVGPSAAP